TCCTGACGATTGTAGCTGGACCGGCAATGAATTTCGTTTTGGCTTTTGTCATTTTTGTGTTGATTGGCCTGTTTCAAGGAGTCGTGGTGGATGAAGCGAAACTTGGTGAGTTGACTCCAGATGGTTCGGCAGTAAATGCCGGCTTAAAATCGGGGGATGTCATTCAATCCATAGAAGGGACGGAAGTCTCCACTTGGGGAGATGTTCAGGAAAGCATTCAAAAGAATCCTGGGCAAGAGATCGAGTTCGTCGTTGACAGGGACGGGAAAACATTAGAAGTTCCGGTTGTTCCACAAGAAGTGGAGAGGGAAGGGAAGAAAATCGGCATTATCGGTGTTTACCCTCCGGTTGAAAAAGCACCGATTAAAGCTATACAATATGGTTTTACAGAAACGTATTTTTGGACAAAACAAATCTTCATCATCCTTGGTGACCTCGTAACGGGTGGATTTACGATCGACAGTTTATCTGGTCCTGTAGGAATATATAAATCAACTGAGGAAGTAGCGAAACAAGGTTTATTCACGTTAATGAAATGGGCAGGGCTGCTCAGCATTAACCTGGGAATCATGAACCTGCTTCCGCTGCCGGCATTGGATGGGGGAAGGCTGTTATTCTTTGTGGTCGAATTCTTAAGAGGGAAACCAATTGACCGTCAAAAAGAAGGAATGGTTCACTTCATCGGCTTTGCGTTGCTGATGTTATTGATGATTGTCGTTACATGGAATGACATCCAGCGGTTCTTCCTGTAAGACATGTTTGGACAGTGCAAAAAAGGCCAGCAGATTTATCTGTTGGCCGTTTTCTTATCTGAAGGGATTT
The DNA window shown above is from Peribacillus sp. FSL P2-0133 and carries:
- the rseP gene encoding RIP metalloprotease RseP; the encoded protein is MQTLETIIAFIIIFGALVFFHELGHLVFAKRAGILCREFAIGFGPKVFTYKKKETVYTIRLLPLGGYVRMAGEDAENIELKPGYRVGLMFDNEENVTKIILNNKDKYPDIRLVEVEVIDLDHKLILTGYEEGEEDTLKTFAIHKEAVIVENGVENQIAPFDRQFASKSLGHRFLTIVAGPAMNFVLAFVIFVLIGLFQGVVVDEAKLGELTPDGSAVNAGLKSGDVIQSIEGTEVSTWGDVQESIQKNPGQEIEFVVDRDGKTLEVPVVPQEVEREGKKIGIIGVYPPVEKAPIKAIQYGFTETYFWTKQIFIILGDLVTGGFTIDSLSGPVGIYKSTEEVAKQGLFTLMKWAGLLSINLGIMNLLPLPALDGGRLLFFVVEFLRGKPIDRQKEGMVHFIGFALLMLLMIVVTWNDIQRFFL